In Gracilinanus agilis isolate LMUSP501 unplaced genomic scaffold, AgileGrace unplaced_scaffold37706, whole genome shotgun sequence, the DNA window GGTGAGGTGCCAGGGCCAAGGCCCGTGCTGGGGGAGGAGGATGTAGAGAACGATCGAGCTCAATCTCCTTCTCGCTGACCCGACTCTCCCCACAGAGATCGTGGATGGGAACCTGAAGATGACGTTGGGGATGATCTGGACCATCATCCTTCGCTTTGCCATCCAGGACATCTCCGTGGAGGGTGAGCAGCGGGCTGAGCGGGGATCCTGGGCCTGTGCCCGCTGATCCTTCTGCCCTCACacccctccctctcctctgccTGCTCCCAGAGACCTCTGCCAAAGAAGGCTTGCTGCTGTGGTGCCAGCGGAAGACAGCGCCCTACCGGAACGTGAACGTGCAAAACTTCCACACCAGGTCACTGCTGGGGGCAAAAATCCCTGTGGGGGAGTTGGGTAGAACCATGGAaaatcagagctgggaggacccttcGAACAGGAAATATCAGAGCTCAAGGGGAGACCTCAGAGGTGATCTAGTCCAGCTCCGTCATTtatagaggagaggagaaaggatgtTCCCAAGATCATGCAGTGAATCCTCGGTGGGgccagaacttgaactcaggtctcctggcCTTGGGCTGATCTGGCTCAGAGCTCAATGGCCCCTCCATTCAAAAGGAAAccaggggtcagctgg includes these proteins:
- the LOC123255017 gene encoding alpha-actinin-3-like gives rise to the protein MRFHKIANVNKALDFIASKGVKLVSIGAEEIVDGNLKMTLGMIWTIILRFAIQDISVEETSAKEGLLLWCQRKTAPYRNVNVQNFHTRSLLGAKIPVGEL